aaaactGGCATTGCTTTAAAACACTCATTTTACCATTGTATATTTTTGGCATGAACTTTTATATCTGCAGGCCAAATGATAGTAAATTGTATATTACCAGGGAAATACTTGTGTGTACGTATCATTAAAAGTAAACAAGTCTACAAACACACACAACAACCGaagcacaacacaacacaacacaacacgtCGACATATTTTCACAATTTCTTCAGTCCCTCACATCACGGAGAAAATTTCTTTACAAAGGTTAACACTTCTCTTTCACGGCATCGTCTACTTCACTGATAATGTTCTTTAACTTTTGCCACTGAGACGTCGACAAACTGATACCTgaaaaagaaaacaatacaaaaatattttgcagcTATCTCTTACTTTAAATCTTGCATAGTTTACAACAGCTATATAGACAaactacaacattttttaaaatgccATACAAccaataattttattcaatttttttgtcaacattttatttatatagagaTCCTGTAATTTTATCATGATAGCTCTCTTCCATTTTATGTTCCATCACCAATTTTGCAAGCCaatagcagtaaaaaaaaaacaaaaaaaaaaaaaacaaatcacaaaCATGTTTTTCattaattacttattagaatTCATGAGACATTTACCACTCATGAATATTATTTAGTATATGTAGCCAAGACAAAATCTGTGAAGTGACAAAACTACAGGAACAGCTATAAAAACAAACAATGTAATACCACAAAAAAGAAATATCCTACATGGCATAAAGGACCAAGCCTTAAAATActgtgttttctcgtataatcgtcgcacattttattctaaaatcaagtttgaagagtaggggtgcgacgattatgtgggaaaaatgttatttcttaggtaaagttattcattaaaacaaaacccattcatggaaagcacatttatttaaaaattgaattttaaaagagcacaccaaacaatttaaattaataattcatacaacaaaaacctttcttcaaatttaaatagaaaaacaaaatctgtgacgtGAACGCAAGCCACTGAATCAATGACATGAACTAACGCGTAACAGtggtagtacacacttgccacgaaagagtgcaggccgtcaaatgtagttaactcggcacctgacagagagagTGCGTTGCATGCAATAAACgaaatatcaatattcgactacgtgtacgcgctctatacaggaagcaacataaccaaacacgaaccatgccaactagcgctggctacatgtttataaacagtacaccgcggcgacgcagacgatcagataaaggttataacgtttaaaaacttctttaaaagaaaatttacacgtcggacaacttcgtatttccgttaattaaataagtaagtggtaatgtccgaataaatgttagatttctaatttaaaatacaccgttttatacggaaaagatacctacacaaagcgctctgaatctaacagcgggaccaaaaacaacatGAAACGTTTACgcgataagttttttttatcaaaattttgacgccctaaaatatgggtgcaacgattatgcgataaaagagggtaacgCAAAGTCTACATGATTATTGGAAAATCTAAGatataccgtattggcccgaatataaggcgaccccgaatataaggcgacctgcagtttcaggaggccaaacaaatgtaaaaataatttttggtagaaattaatgtgaaaattcattagacatacattttgtgttgataaatcgtttttgcatttatgtataacaattaatttatatttatcactttacttatttaaaataagtttgaatggcctaccctaaaagtcaaaagaaaacaattagaaaatatttacacttttaaatattacactagaaattttttcgtgtttactctaatgaagctgcataattgtcatcttcagagctgtttatttgtctagagctcgttccccgccgttccacccatgtgtgattgttgatttttcacagtttactgtatctacgaatttaaaatttttacaatggctattaatcactcttaaaatacagcatttaactttccgtttgacttaagctacgtattaccacagaacaaggtgtattactatttagtagtgtgtttaacgtaaaaaaagcaaacaaataatgcatcttgccggaacaaaacaagtggctagctgacatgatgaagcatacggccatgaataacttcggttacgtgaccgcgtatatttgtccatattactctctgacagagagagtctgttctatgaatttgaaagaataatctattataattatgaaaggtttttacataaataaagagtggattattaaaatagcttttgaagcaacgtaccaaattcctgttaatatggcgtcttcgagcgtgttcggcaatgttcgttttacaacaaagaaatattgtggaaagacagttggcagccgtgaatttccatacattacatccgaaatgtttgtaaacgtaaacaatcgttctgaaaataactgtgatattttagtacaaatatttcagttaaaaatctgaagataaattaccgtaaatgttaacacgcgattgtacacaaagtacaaatatgaattgtgaaataaaaggttgccattttgagatgcttcaacattcacgtttttactcaagaacaaatattttaattttcaacttcaaacaattgtaaattactgcaatattaggtggatttattgtttttaccgtgtgaggtaacaaagttttagttacaGTCAAGTGGCCTAACTTTGGTCCACTTAACAGGATTTTGATTGTCCCAAGATTGTGAAATAAAAAAGTGGGCTAAATCTGTGTAATCATTTAGTCCATATATTGGAAAGGAACCAATTTTTGGAAACGTATCATGTGTTagatgaatataaatatttaaaatgttgatttttCTGGTGGAGCAAAGTTAACCAAGTCAGTGGTGTAACTTtgcaccatatttttattttgcttttatttaacatgaaaaagGTGGCTATTGCTGGAGAGTATAACTTTGCTCCACAAAGTAGATATTAATCTACACATATAGCTTACCATTTGTGCCAAATATCAAGTATTTTGTCAAGTTTTACCATAATTTTCGTTCAACAGTGATGATACAAAAAGTGAAAATGTATTTTCTAGATCTgtttattaatagaaataaattttgtagggTTAAATGAAgatgttaaaataaaaccatcacacataatgtgttacaatatctcTATTTGTCAAAGTCTGCTATTTTATAACATCTGACATGACTTAATTGGTTATTGCATACTGTACAGTACATGCAACATGTTGGAACagcttttcatatttttaaaaccactTTTGACAATAGGAgaggttcattaattttaaaatgtcctCGGCCACTGACAGGTTCAATGTTACAAGGAGGTATCTTACAAATAACATCACAAGCTCTGTAAAAAATTTCATCTGGATGATCTGGCCAGCGCCAGTATCCACCAGATGTAGCCATGCATTTGACTTTGTACAAAAGTTCATTTTCTTCTTCAGCTATACATGTTACTGTACCAGGAAAAGTATGGCCATCATACACTACAATTACATAGTCATTAACCTTATAACCATCTGTGCGATTAATGACTACAGTACTGGTTGTGATTATAGTGTCACTGGTACAATCTTCAATCAATACAGTAGGGCTAGCATATTCACAGGTACTATCTTCCATCAACACAGTAGGGCTAGCATGTTCACAGGTACTATCTTCCATCAACACAGTAGGGCTAGCATGTTCACTGGTACAATCTTCAAGTAACATAGTAGGGCCAGCATGTATTGTTGATGACACACAAACGTCAACTACGTCCCGACTTTCTGAAGTACTAGTACATGGAATGTGCTCGCCTTCCCTAGGCCTATTTGGTTTGATAACCTTACATCGTCCTGGAAACTTCCGAACACCACCTCTAGTTTTTGGTCCTGAGCGCGCACACAGAATTTTTTGTCATAGAAAGTTTCTACTTCTTCTACTGATACACTCCTGCCAGGTTCAATAGGTAGTTTAAACTTTCTTGATCGTTGAACCTTATCCAGATCAGAAGAACGCACTTCTGATATGAATGATTTGAAACATTCACCTACATTGTCAGTTATCTGCAATGCTTCTTTAGCATATTGCGGCAATTTTTGGATAACCTTATCTTTATCTATGGGATGGATACCAGTTGTTAAAAACCCTTTCACTAGGTTACTTGATGCAGTTGGTTCACCCATATCTAGTGTAAACTTTAGAAGCTGACAAAAAAGTGATTTTGGAAGGGCAACACAACGTTTTCCTTCTCTGGTTTGTCTCCAATCATACAGGATTTTCCTCCAATTAGACTTTAGCGACGAAAAATATGCCACATCTAGAGGTTGGAGTAAATGAGTGGAATTGGGAATAAGCATGACGAAAGATATATTGTTTTCAGTACATAACTTTAAGGTTTTCAAAGTCAAGTGTGCTGACATGTTGTCtccgattaacactttcttgcCTGGATGTTTCAAAGCAAAAGGAAGGAAGTGGTTCTCAAACCAATCGTCGAAGACATCCTGATCAATCCACCCATGAAGTGTTACATTTAACCTAGTGCCTGGTGGAGCACCCTTCAGCCAGTCACTCCATTTCTGTTTCCCTTTCAGGATAACATAAGGAGGAAGAAATTCTCCTAAGGCATTTCCACAAAACATTGTGGTAAAACAAGACTTTGTGCTATTCAAAATCAGTTCAGGGTGGCGCGACCCTCGTCGAAAAAGAAGTTTTTTCTTACTAGGCACATCATGGAAACCTGTCTCGTCATAGTTATAAATGTTACAAGGTAGTACACCCTCAATTTCTTTTTCTAAATGCACAAAGAAATGTTTTACCATGTCTTCACTGACTTGAGCCCGGGATCTTGAGATATTACTTGCGAACCTTTGACCTAACTCAGCTTTGTGACGCTTTAGAAACAGTCTACCCCAATCCACGCctggtaaattgtttttaaactgaGGCACTTTAGTGTTTGTTGAATCTAAGTAACCTTTTACGATAAAGCGCACATCACACATTGATAAAGGCATTCCAAATTCACTGCATGTTATAACATGGTTTACAAAACTCTGCTCTTCTATCTCGGTAAACGCCTGAGGCCTGCCTATTGCTTTTTCGTGGCATCGCTTTAACTTGTTGCGAATTGTGTTCCTTGGTATACCATACTCTCTTTCTGCTTGGCGATGACCAATTTTACCTGCTTTGATATCCTCTAATACCTGCTGTAGAACAGCATCAGTATATGATTTATATGGCCTGGTACCAGGTAACTTCTTTTTCCTCAGCTCAGACATTGTACAGTCTTCTGTAAACAAATAATACAGtacaataagtaatattttgaAATCACCGCATTTACAGTTTCAATCACTTAGGCCTAAATTAGCATTCTTTGTACCGTAAATACAGTatcttttttacaatatttaaacattaaaataggcTGTGAAAAGATTTTGGTTTGTATCAAAATATTAGGTTTACAATATAATATTTGGTAAATTACACAGTCACATAGGCCTACAAAACATCTCAGAAACACAAATTGTGTGTAACTTTGAGCCGGGGCAAAGTTGCCCTGAAATGTTCTGAATTGAAGGTAAGCATGCATTTgtattattagtaattttttcattatttgttaTTCCACTTTATTTACTTACCATTAAAGTGTTAACTGTGAAACAGATGGTGCTTTTTAAGAGGTGTCTCCTTGACCATCACCCTAAAAACACTGACAACTTTAAAACAACAGTCAAAATCAACTAAAAATCACAGTTGAATTCAAACATATCTTAATATAGATGAGAGGACTTGTCTGCACTACTGCCAACTTGACAGGAAAAGTGAAATTtcagaaatgtttacaaaaaaaaatttctctccaCAGAATAAAGAGATATTGTTAACTgtcttttaaaacaaaagaagCTAGTGGAGCAAAGTTACACCCACTGGCACAAAGTTGCCCTACATGactgtaatataaaaaatcgtgaacgttttgttaaacaatgtttctactgtagctttcagcttggaactaatgtttgcggttctgacgtcttgggtgcgaaaataaggcgacttccaatttttgcatctctcgtttatgtaaaaatggtcgccttatattcggaccaatacggtattttAATCAGACACTAAATACCTAAATCACTTAAAATAGCACTGGTTCAGCCCAGACAATGGAATAAGGTTCCATCAATACCACTAgaccatataaaatattttattttttatcagaaTTAGATATGGGTTGGTCCCAGTTCTCGGTTCCGTCTATTCTCAGCAAATTAACGAACGAGAACTTTACATAAAATCCCAGTACAGTAGAACAGCTACACCTTTGTGTCAAATAACACTGGCAATTAACATGCATACATATAAAACTACTTATATATAATGTGCAACTACCAACTGAAATGAAGATAGAACAAAAGGCTGCAAGAAATTAAAATGTAGCGACTTCAAATTTACTGTTTATTTAGTAACTTTTCCATGACTTCAGTGCCCGGTCCTTCAATTTCTTTATGTAACTTCCGTGActtgtagctttgaatatatatactgtatagaagtcgcgagtggataggatttactctacgtttttcagaagcgtatgatgagcagcttgggaacttcaccgctgcagtgcgctgccgtaacgctctgtatcgtcttaggttgttatttacacgttagagcgcagcactgtcgcccgctgtcattccccgcaccccccacctaacattcactgcagctcaaggtcgttcagcgggagggggaaggggtgtttgaagagttctcgacacttgtccgctagggaccaccacaagtcgatgccctagagatggtggcgattgcggcggtgaactaaccaactacctcaaaattgtattagaaattttaacctgggctggcgacttctatacagtatatatattcaaagcttgcaGACTCTGCGACGATCCGTTAGGATTATTACAAACACCTTTTCGGGCCAAGCTAAAACGGTATTTTTTCCAAGTATGTACCTTTCTTCCCCGGCTTCATCTCGCCGTCGGCCTCGTAGTACTCCCGAATGTCCACGAACACCTTGCCCCGGAACTCGCGCACCTTGACGAAGCGCTTGTTCTCGAGCGGCCAGGACGGCTCCTCGTCGTCCTGCTTCTTCGAGACGGACGCGTTGCTCTTGGGCTTCTTGGACGGGGGCTCCTTCTGCGCGTCGCAGCAAGCAACCACACCCATTTGTAATGAAATAAGGAGCGTTTTAACTGAATCGAATTACGATGATTAAATGCTCgaattgtaacaaaataaatcaaaggaaagaactgaaatgtgtggaaatgttacctAACTGTACacattaatgtgaaataacttaaataaactgaaacgatacaaatggaaatgaaatacatccacgtataccgaaatgagtcggaaacctaatacaacAAACGAAATACTCCATTTACCCCGAAATGCAACTGAAAACATAAATTCAATCAGCAATTTGACACACACACcttaactaaaattacaacaatttttatCTTTTACTATGGTAGCATTAATTTTCtactaaaataaaagaaattgggAAAGATTAATGTTACGTTGCTTGATCTTGCATATTTTACTAGCAACAAATTTTTACTCTAATGAAGTTCGCACATTTTcttaaaacacaaaatttataaaagtaaaaacgtttgcaatctatttagtacatacattttgataaaaatttcatataaattacattcatttaatttaataattgtgTGTTTGTGATATGAGTCAATAATTTAATTAAGCTGTTACATTTTgatgctttatggtgtattaacttgtgtTTCTGGTGTTACAtggtatacagtagaacctcgatgatacgttcccgtttcatacattttcccctgtcatacgccgattaattttggtcccgccgaaagtactatatttacaatggtttactttcccggaacatacacttataaaatcacgaatttcccgtttcatacgtttttacaaagcggaaaagtcataaattcacaaatttttttgttatattcctcctgaaaaaatatgttttaatgcttttattttgaaaaacgttcatggtttacctttgcaaacgtaagaaaataactttatcgcaccatagatatggatggcatcaggaagactgtgcatctatggccagcaccaagcgagactagtggcgcaaattagcaatgattatgaaaatggtcaacgcgctttaccaaggcacggatctcatattttgtgcatacattaatctttgaactgaatatagccgtttgttattgttttcatatGATCGGATTTTTTTGTAttgtacgtttctcaagttaacattttattgaaaattgttctgttgcataaagttgtttgtaaaatgaaacaaacaagcaaaaatttctgattttctttttacaatagcctaatttttttaatttctattttaggcttggtgacctttcccccctccaagaaaggactgctttacttggttatggactgtattttacatttctggtggttttattatatgtatatataatgatgaattcatatctttcattaatataatgcaattatttacacattatgtatttaagtttaatcaattattgtgctggtatgctagattgaaaaaaaatcttattattgccattcccttttcatacactttcccgcatcatacaccatttttgtgccctccgttgaaaagtgtatgataggggttctactgtagtgaCATGCTTTTCACTTTTATTGCaatccaccatataatcttgtccgtACCCATCATCATACATGGTTGAGAACCGCGTAGTTGTAATAtggtattttttgaagaaaaaaaaaatctgtcctTTCTCCTGataattttaaatccatgttGGACTTACACCTAACAGTTTTCAAGAAGTAAAGTTTACCATGAAGCAAATTTGTCTTTCGCACCTTTactttaaaaagtgattttttgtttaaacaatttttccacatgaaataattttactcggttaataaatattttttattcaacaatAACTTCTACAGCAGGTGTGAAAATAGTATAGTTACTTTTTCAGTCTCTCAAAATATCCTGTGCCTCGACAGAACCATACATTTACTGTatttcctatgaattttaaatagaaaattgaACAAATTCAAAGCACTAATTGCCAACTAAAAACAACATACTTACATCGTCAGGACCTGAATCTGAGGAAGAGTCAGACTTCTTGGGCTTCTTATCTTTCGGCATTCTGTCTTCCGGCTGAAAAATACAAGTTCTGGATAGAAATCTACATCCATACTATGTATCGCGAgtattatttcaatgaaaaacaGCCTGTCCACTAACAGAAGTGTAGGATTAAAACCCATCCAAAAGACAGAGTTGGAAGCAGAAAACTAAGCATACCTTTAACTCCCCAACATTTTCTTACCTCGGAATAAAGATCTAGGTTTCTAAAccaaatttactatataaaaaaaaagacaatattatTGTTGTTGCCAAGTACCAATACCCAAGTCTCGGTTGCTGGTAATTAAACAACTGTCGCTAGATGCGACTACTTTAaactaatagtaaaaaaaatatcacagcttTCTTATTGTTCCAATGTATTATTTTTGCAACAAAGAAGTAAATCAGTGATTTTCCACCCCTTTCTGATTTGCATTCACATTTTCTAAAACCCCATGGTTATTCtgtgtacacttttttttttatttgttgaggcactagttgtgaatttttttttccaatgcgaCTAGttcaaaattgtttattgttaattatttctAAAGATTTCAGTTGATATTTCAGTATTATTTTGACCCACACATTGAGATGGGAGACAAGAACCCATCAAATTGAATTCTCTATTTGCACATTGTTTGGTGGGAGAATAAATTTGTGATCATTCGTAACAGATTCAGGGGTTTTGTACAATTCTATTTTCTGATGGCCGGTGTGTCTGTGTCTCGTTATGTGAGGCAGAATGAACATTGGCATAGtctgcaaaatttaattattttgggtACCTCACAGAATTCCAGTCTTGCCGAAGTTCTGGACGATCAAGAACGTCCATTTTCTTCTCACCGCAAAAATCAACAAGCCTTCAACATAGTTGAGTGTTcacagttaaaagtttttttttaaatttaatacccAAGACTTGTAAATTATGTTggccattttaatttagtatattGAAAATCCTGTACACTTGATAAAATGGCAGACGTGTTAACAGTTACATTACatacaaaactattttaattattaaaaagtagTGTCAAGAGAAACACACAGCTAAAATGGAACTAATATTATACTGGATTGAATATATAACTATAAACattatgcaaaaaattaaaatgtaacacaCTTGCTTTCCTGTCTCAAAATAACCACCACTACGATTAGTAGACCTATAAAAAGAAATAACTCCGTAGTCTTTATTTTCTTAGCAAAAGCCTCTAGATTAGAAAATtacaacataattaaaatatatgtatattctgAATCGTGCTCTACAATAAAATATGTAAGGCTAAAGTATATAATACCATAACCAAAAGTTAGTTTCATAAACAAAAGTTATTTTGTGCTAAACAAATCACGCGCTACTTCAGAGGTGGTCGTGACGTCAACGCCGCCATGTTGGTGACGTCAAAAATAACGTTAATGTATCGCGTTTTTACCAACACCCCACATGGTCAAATTACAAACACTcactaaacaattttaaaactaacaattcccaaattaaaaaaatatataactatccAAACTATAGTCTATCCAATACCCTTGAAAAAAATCAATCTAAAAAATGAAATTCACTTCTGAACCAAAAATCGAATGTAGAGTTAAAACTCTACAACaaactattaaattatattattcttACGAGTCAGACTTTAAGTAACTTCTATAAATTCTGTTACGGCAGTTATGTATACTTACCTTAAAGAATTTATTTCAAGCTATTAAATATACCGGCACGAAAACTCAACGAAACGACCAAATGACGAAAGAACAAGTAGCGAGCGAAAAGAGTGAAGGCGGGCAAATATCATTTGTCGTAAGTACATCTTCCGTACTACCTTTGGCTAACTAAAATATACGTCATTCAAAACAcaagaaaataatattgtaatgttaatatattcatatttatatttataaaaaaaccaatgtaataattacttaattttaattaaattaatctaTTCAATGGCATTTAACGTGTTGCCGTATGGGTTGTCTCGTGGTTGAAGAAGATTGATAGTGATGCCTGGTGAGTTCTCAGAGGGATTCAAGCCATTTAGCTGGAGGGGGCAGTGGTTCGTTGCTAATGAAGGAAAGTAACTCCAAATAGATTTTAATTTGTTACACAAAGAGATGGCACTTTTCTAGTTGCTAACGCAGCACTCAGCCTGCATCGTGTCGTGCATGGGCAGAGGACCCTTACATGCACGTTTCCCACGTAAGAAAAAAATAGCATACCTACATAATTTCCTTTTAACATAATAGGTTTTTAACactaaatattgcaaaaaaaaaaagtgtgtcttTATTGGACAGAACTATAATGGTAGACTTGccatcgcccgggttctcgtgttcgagactcggcggtgttcctagcgggaaggctgttttcttgcggggaaacgtgtccgggagggcgccaggctaacgcggtggttagccacgaggtgggtcatGAGGTCTGAAGGCCCCTGCGtggccataggcgtgcgcacggtaggtgccacaggtgccttggcaccaccattagggttaacgttattttgttttttacaagcagaaataatacatacttacaaaaatccgtattatttccaaaaaaaaaaaaatatgttttccaatcgtgtcgagttacagatatgtgctcataacactatcagtatatcaattatcaatagaaccaactatacacacggaagcaagccaggtgcaattacttgtgttgtacacgcgggctgCGGCTACGAAACTTATGAAAAGTAAATACttctagttctcctcgaattacatagaatgcgcgctcggtgtccactgttcactccactcggcaggcgcacggaataatagccgccgtccgccaggatttatttaataaaagagagagagtttagttagttaaaaggataggcttactcgatgacttatatgcagtcgccgacaaaacatttttggtgtattccaaaagttaaaacttttgcccactcttatatgtgtatttttattattttcatattttaggtatgttacaaaaactcccttgatttgttgattttaaaacttaacatttgagaatgttttttctagcatttatttggcgtcttcagaaaacatgtaagtacagtttttcaaagccaccagcatgaattccgtgcaaacaatttgtgcaatttactttatggctcaacaaagcttaaaactgtaattagtttagtagttttcctggtgattataacgttcaaagccataatttgtcataaaaaatgttaacatttttacatctgtgtatttaatgtttttgttcggaaacaccttaaatagcaccattttgtcctttcaaatccaaatttttccgcccccgctttaggctcggggtccgtgaatgacagggctgttgtgtaatctggcaccaccaatactgaagtcctgcgcacgcctatgtgcGTGGCCCACTAGTaatggcggcggtggtcgtgatgttaggggtccctaatgcctgTTGCACCACTGGCCCTatacagcataggacgctgatccctaactggattggggagatttgcaaataacgtacacggttttGCACTATCGTTTACACGTTGCACACGGAGTGTGTGGAGTGGATGCTTAATTACGTAGTagttacacttgcaattacattcacacgatttccctacataaagtacactgtcattatacactgggcgctctgacgcgccgtcattAAAGTTacatcctcacgccagtcgaggttgagggagagagtttgattggagtcggccaattcCGTAATTTGTGAACGGCGACGCgggggcccacctgtgtggaccgcggctcgctattaaattaagtaaagtcTTCGATtagatgtagccagtgcctgtgcactcggcagT
This genomic stretch from Bacillus rossius redtenbacheri isolate Brsri chromosome 16, Brsri_v3, whole genome shotgun sequence harbors:
- the LOC134540188 gene encoding RNA polymerase II transcriptional coactivator; the protein is MPKDKKPKKSDSSSDSGPDDKEPPSKKPKSNASVSKKQDDEEPSWPLENKRFVKVREFRGKVFVDIREYYEADGEMKPGKKGISLSTSQWQKLKNIISEVDDAVKEKC
- the LOC134540187 gene encoding uncharacterized protein LOC134540187, with the translated sequence MSELRKKKLPGTRPYKSYTDAVLQQVLEDIKAGKIGHRQAEREYGIPRNTIRNKLKRCHEKAIGRPQAFTEIEEQSFVNHVITCSEFGMPLSMCDVRFIVKGYLDSTNTKVPQFKNNLPGVDWGRLFLKRHKAELGQRFASNISRSRAQVSEDMVKHFFVHLEKEIEGVLPCNIYNYDETGFHDVPSKKKLLFRRGSRHPELILNSTKSCFTTMFCGNALGEFLPPYVILKGKQKWSDWLKGAPPGTRLNVTLHGWIDQDVFDDWFENHFLPFALKHPGKKVLIGDNMSAHLTLKTLKLCTENNISFVMLIPNSTHLLQPLDVAYFSSLKSNWRKILYDWRQTREGKRCVALPKSLFCQLLKFTLDMGEPTASSNLVKGFLTTGIHPIDKDKVIQKLPQYAKEALQITDNVGECFKSFISEVRSSDLDKVQRSRKFKLPIEPGRSVSVEEVETFYDKKFCVRAQDQKLEVVFGSFQDDVRLSNQIGLGKASTFHVLVLQKVGT